The proteins below are encoded in one region of Syngnathus acus chromosome 2, fSynAcu1.2, whole genome shotgun sequence:
- the tnnc1a gene encoding troponin C type 1a (slow), with product MNDIYKAAVEQLTDEQKNEFKAAFDIFVQDAEDGCISTKELGKVMRMLGQNPTPEELQEMIDEVDEDGSGTVDFDEFLVMMVRCMKDDSKGKSEEELAELFRMFDKNADGYIDVDELKMMLESTGEAITEDDIEELMKDGDKNNDGKIDYDEFLEFMKGVE from the exons ATGAACGACATCTACAAGGCTGCG GTTGAGCAGCTGACGGACGAACAGAAAAATG AGTTCAAGGCGgcgtttgacatttttgtccaagATGCAGAAGATGGCTGCATTAGCACCAAGGAGCTGGGCAAAGTGATGAGGATGCTGGGCCAGAATCCCACGCCGGAGGAGCTGCAGGAGATGATTGATGAGGTGGATGAAGACG GGAGTGGCACGGTGGACTTTGACGAGTTCCTGGTCATGATGGTCAGGTGCATGAAGGACGACAGCAAAGGGAAGTCAGAGGAGGAGCTGGCGGAGTTGTTTCGCATGTTTGACAA AAATGCAGATGGTTACATCGACGTGGACGAGTTGAAAATGATGCTGGAATCAACAGGAGAAGCAATTACCGAGGATGACATCGAGGAACTGATGAAAGACGGGGACAAGAACAACGATGGCAAAATTGACTATGACG AGTTCTTGGAGTTCATGAAAGGAGTGGAGTAA